One Thermoanaerobacter pseudethanolicus ATCC 33223 genomic window, TATTGCAGACAAAAAGGGAATAAGGGATATAAAGCTGTCTATTTCTCATACGAAGACCTATGCTATAAGCTGTGCTATTGCTATTGGAGGTGAAAAAAATGATAGTGCTGACCTCAAAACAGATGAGAGAAGTTGAAAAAATAGCTATAGAAAAAATAGGAATTCCTTCTATAGGTTTAATGGAGAATGCGGGAAGAGAAACAGCGCTAGAGGTAAAAAAGATTTTAGAGGAAGAGAATTTAAACTCTGTAATAGTTATATCTGGAAAGGGGAATAATGGTGGAGATGGTTATGTAGTGGCTAGAAATCTTTATAATTGGGGAGTCGATGTAAAAGTATTTTTAACTACAAGTTTAGGTGCTATTTCAGGTGATGCAAAAGTAAATTTAGATGCAATCCTAAATATGGGGATTTATGTAGCGGAAATTACTCAAAGAGAACATCTAAAATTTTTGGAAAAAACCATTAAAGACAGCGATGTGATTGTGGACGCAATTTACGGAATTGGGCTTAAAGGAGAAATAAGCGGTATAACAAAAGAGATTATAGAAATGATAAACCAAGCAAATAAAATTGTGGTATCTGTCGATATTCCTTCTGGGTTAAATGCTGATACAGGTAAAATAGAAGGATGCGCTGTTAGGGCTACTAAAACAGTTACTATGCAATTTCTAAAGCCGGGTTTATTAGTGTATCCGGGTGTCGATTATGCAGGAGAAGTTCGTGTTGCTGAAATAGGGATTCCTTACCGGTTAGCAGCAGAGGTAGGTTATAATTATAACCTTGTGACTTCAGAGGATGTAAAGCTTCCAAAAAGGCATGGAAATACTCATAAAGGAGATTATGGTAAAGCTTTGATTATAGCTGGTTCTAAAAATATGACAGGAGCAGCATATCTGTGTGCTAAAAGCGCTATTAAGGCAGGTTGCGGATTGGTGAAATTAGCAGTTCCCCAA contains:
- a CDS encoding bifunctional ADP-dependent NAD(P)H-hydrate dehydratase/NAD(P)H-hydrate epimerase, whose product is MIVLTSKQMREVEKIAIEKIGIPSIGLMENAGRETALEVKKILEEENLNSVIVISGKGNNGGDGYVVARNLYNWGVDVKVFLTTSLGAISGDAKVNLDAILNMGIYVAEITQREHLKFLEKTIKDSDVIVDAIYGIGLKGEISGITKEIIEMINQANKIVVSVDIPSGLNADTGKIEGCAVRATKTVTMQFLKPGLLVYPGVDYAGEVRVAEIGIPYRLAAEVGYNYNLVTSEDVKLPKRHGNTHKGDYGKALIIAGSKNMTGAAYLCAKSAIKAGCGLVKLAVPQSVQSVIQGGLYEVITYGLEEQNGILSHNALSSVLELIEESDVIAIGPGLTHDRDISQLVYDIVKNTDKPVVLDADALNALVGRLEVIQGKKIILTPHYGEMSRLTGLKIDEIKNNLFEVAKTFIDRYKVTLVLKGAKTVIATKEGSIYINSTGNPGMATAGSGDVLAGMITAFLAQGFSEEKAAIYGIFYHGKAGDIAKEYVGEYGMTAMDILENIPEALKCSL